From a single Sander vitreus isolate 19-12246 chromosome 2, sanVit1, whole genome shotgun sequence genomic region:
- the LOC144524026 gene encoding uncharacterized protein LOC144524026 isoform X3, translating into MTRAALTKLLILVILAFIICLPEFFTLYRVSKVNFLCLSYRPCEQENPIKKVENGKIGDAEIRRQNMCDPSQTPESERWEQDCMKEHHSNTTDPELDSSRGGEDPEKSWFMCKTDVNIAELQSNTSSSVLKVHFEVSVELQLRDAESLSLTLYGSSNHSSLHLHSPEEEKEEEEDDEGQRKAFYCCLPVLPTSGSANQSRCLLWLANQTLLTETAKKKLPWKQTQKDEWQCVFRVLWLALLCVVMLTIVTTVFGQIYWKRRSCKNPKVYPVGYDITGQQLNDGEHTEIIIPKGMTLHSYGSRPKSRLTPIQEADAQDEIETLLDGNVDHCYTDLSSHPAPVNQANHLHHRIHPSTSSLTEEQA; encoded by the exons ATGACAAGAGCAGCACTGACTAAACTCCTCATTCTCGTGATCCTCGCCTTCATCATCTGCCTCCCAGAATTCTTCACATTGTACAGAG tatCAAAAGTGAACTTCCTTTGCCTGTCCTACCGACCCTGTGAGCAAGAGAATCCGATTAAGAAGGTGGAAAATGGGAAGATTGGGGATGCTGAAATTAGGAGACAGAATATGTGTGACCCTTCACAGACTCCAGAAAGTGAAAGGTGGGAGCAGGACTGCATGAAAGAGcatcacagcaacacaacagaTCCTGAGTTAGACTCCAGCAGAGGAGGCGAAGACCCAGAAAAGAGCTGGTTCATGTGTAAAACAGATGTGAACATAGCAGAATTACAAAGCAACACCTCATCTTCAG TTCTAAAAGTACATTTCGAGGTGTCGGTGGAGCTCCAACTTAGAGATGCAGAGTCCCTGAGTctcaccttgtatggcagcagTAATCACAGCTCCTTACACCTCCACTCacctgaggaggagaaggaggaggaggaggatgacgaAGGACAGAGGAAGGCCTTTTACTGCTGTCTCCCTGTCCTGCCCACCTCAGGATCAGCCAATCAAAGCCGCTGTCTCCTTTGGCTTGCCAATCAAACACTTTTGACTGAAACGGCAAAGAAAAAGCTGCCAtggaaacagacacagaaag ATGAGTGGCAGTGTGTGTTCAGGGTGCTCTGGctggctctgttgtgtgtaGTGATGCTGACTATAGTCACAACTGTGTTTGGACAAATCTACTGGAAGAGACGCTCATgca AAAATCCCAAGGTGTACCCTGTTGGTTACGACATCACTGGCCAGCAGTTGAACG ATGGTGAGCACACTGAGATCATTATTCCCAAAG GGATGACCCTTCACTCTTATGGGTCCCGACCTAAATCAA GACTGACACCCATTCAAGAAGCTGACGCTCAAG ATGAAATAGAAACCCTGCTGGATGGAAATGTCGACCACTGCTATACAG ATCTGAGCTCCCACCCAGCTCCGGTCAACCAAG CAAATCATCTGCATCATCGCATCCAtccctccacttcctccctcACAGAGGAACAGGCCTGA
- the LOC144524026 gene encoding uncharacterized protein LOC144524026 isoform X2 codes for MTRAALTKLLILVILAFIICLPEFFTLYRVSKVNFLCLSYRPCEQENPIKKVENGKIGDAEIRRQNMCDPSQTPESERWEQDCMKEHHSNTTDPELDSSRGGEDPEKSWFMCKTDVNIAELQSNTSSSVLKVHFEVSVELQLRDAESLSLTLYGSSNHSSLHLHSPEEEKEEEEDDEGQRKAFYCCLPVLPTSGSANQSRCLLWLANQTLLTETAKKKLPWKQTQKGWRQDENARSLCDEWQCVFRVLWLALLCVVMLTIVTTVFGQIYWKRRSCKNPKVYPVGYDITGQQLNDGEHTEIIIPKGMTLHSYGSRPKSRLTPIQEADAQDEIETLLDGNVDHCYTANHLHHRIHPSTSSLTEEQA; via the exons ATGACAAGAGCAGCACTGACTAAACTCCTCATTCTCGTGATCCTCGCCTTCATCATCTGCCTCCCAGAATTCTTCACATTGTACAGAG tatCAAAAGTGAACTTCCTTTGCCTGTCCTACCGACCCTGTGAGCAAGAGAATCCGATTAAGAAGGTGGAAAATGGGAAGATTGGGGATGCTGAAATTAGGAGACAGAATATGTGTGACCCTTCACAGACTCCAGAAAGTGAAAGGTGGGAGCAGGACTGCATGAAAGAGcatcacagcaacacaacagaTCCTGAGTTAGACTCCAGCAGAGGAGGCGAAGACCCAGAAAAGAGCTGGTTCATGTGTAAAACAGATGTGAACATAGCAGAATTACAAAGCAACACCTCATCTTCAG TTCTAAAAGTACATTTCGAGGTGTCGGTGGAGCTCCAACTTAGAGATGCAGAGTCCCTGAGTctcaccttgtatggcagcagTAATCACAGCTCCTTACACCTCCACTCacctgaggaggagaaggaggaggaggaggatgacgaAGGACAGAGGAAGGCCTTTTACTGCTGTCTCCCTGTCCTGCCCACCTCAGGATCAGCCAATCAAAGCCGCTGTCTCCTTTGGCTTGCCAATCAAACACTTTTGACTGAAACGGCAAAGAAAAAGCTGCCAtggaaacagacacagaaaggtTGGCGTCAGGATGAGAACGCTCGTTCCCTGTGTG ATGAGTGGCAGTGTGTGTTCAGGGTGCTCTGGctggctctgttgtgtgtaGTGATGCTGACTATAGTCACAACTGTGTTTGGACAAATCTACTGGAAGAGACGCTCATgca AAAATCCCAAGGTGTACCCTGTTGGTTACGACATCACTGGCCAGCAGTTGAACG ATGGTGAGCACACTGAGATCATTATTCCCAAAG GGATGACCCTTCACTCTTATGGGTCCCGACCTAAATCAA GACTGACACCCATTCAAGAAGCTGACGCTCAAG ATGAAATAGAAACCCTGCTGGATGGAAATGTCGACCACTGCTATACAG CAAATCATCTGCATCATCGCATCCAtccctccacttcctccctcACAGAGGAACAGGCCTGA
- the LOC144524026 gene encoding uncharacterized protein LOC144524026 isoform X4: MTRAALTKLLILVILAFIICLPEFFTLYRVSKVNFLCLSYRPCEQENPIKKVENGKIGDAEIRRQNMCDPSQTPESERWEQDCMKEHHSNTTDPELDSSRGGEDPEKSWFMCKTDVNIAELQSNTSSSVLKVHFEVSVELQLRDAESLSLTLYGSSNHSSLHLHSPEEEKEEEEDDEGQRKAFYCCLPVLPTSGSANQSRCLLWLANQTLLTETAKKKLPWKQTQKGWRQDENARSLCDEWQCVFRVLWLALLCVVMLTIVTTVFGQIYWKRRSCKNPKVYPVGYDITGQQLNDGEHTEIIIPKGMTLHSYGSRPKSRLTPIQEADAQANHLHHRIHPSTSSLTEEQA, translated from the exons ATGACAAGAGCAGCACTGACTAAACTCCTCATTCTCGTGATCCTCGCCTTCATCATCTGCCTCCCAGAATTCTTCACATTGTACAGAG tatCAAAAGTGAACTTCCTTTGCCTGTCCTACCGACCCTGTGAGCAAGAGAATCCGATTAAGAAGGTGGAAAATGGGAAGATTGGGGATGCTGAAATTAGGAGACAGAATATGTGTGACCCTTCACAGACTCCAGAAAGTGAAAGGTGGGAGCAGGACTGCATGAAAGAGcatcacagcaacacaacagaTCCTGAGTTAGACTCCAGCAGAGGAGGCGAAGACCCAGAAAAGAGCTGGTTCATGTGTAAAACAGATGTGAACATAGCAGAATTACAAAGCAACACCTCATCTTCAG TTCTAAAAGTACATTTCGAGGTGTCGGTGGAGCTCCAACTTAGAGATGCAGAGTCCCTGAGTctcaccttgtatggcagcagTAATCACAGCTCCTTACACCTCCACTCacctgaggaggagaaggaggaggaggaggatgacgaAGGACAGAGGAAGGCCTTTTACTGCTGTCTCCCTGTCCTGCCCACCTCAGGATCAGCCAATCAAAGCCGCTGTCTCCTTTGGCTTGCCAATCAAACACTTTTGACTGAAACGGCAAAGAAAAAGCTGCCAtggaaacagacacagaaaggtTGGCGTCAGGATGAGAACGCTCGTTCCCTGTGTG ATGAGTGGCAGTGTGTGTTCAGGGTGCTCTGGctggctctgttgtgtgtaGTGATGCTGACTATAGTCACAACTGTGTTTGGACAAATCTACTGGAAGAGACGCTCATgca AAAATCCCAAGGTGTACCCTGTTGGTTACGACATCACTGGCCAGCAGTTGAACG ATGGTGAGCACACTGAGATCATTATTCCCAAAG GGATGACCCTTCACTCTTATGGGTCCCGACCTAAATCAA GACTGACACCCATTCAAGAAGCTGACGCTCAAG CAAATCATCTGCATCATCGCATCCAtccctccacttcctccctcACAGAGGAACAGGCCTGA
- the LOC144524026 gene encoding uncharacterized protein LOC144524026 isoform X1, giving the protein MTRAALTKLLILVILAFIICLPEFFTLYRVSKVNFLCLSYRPCEQENPIKKVENGKIGDAEIRRQNMCDPSQTPESERWEQDCMKEHHSNTTDPELDSSRGGEDPEKSWFMCKTDVNIAELQSNTSSSVLKVHFEVSVELQLRDAESLSLTLYGSSNHSSLHLHSPEEEKEEEEDDEGQRKAFYCCLPVLPTSGSANQSRCLLWLANQTLLTETAKKKLPWKQTQKGWRQDENARSLCDEWQCVFRVLWLALLCVVMLTIVTTVFGQIYWKRRSCKNPKVYPVGYDITGQQLNDGEHTEIIIPKGMTLHSYGSRPKSRLTPIQEADAQDEIETLLDGNVDHCYTDLSSHPAPVNQANHLHHRIHPSTSSLTEEQA; this is encoded by the exons ATGACAAGAGCAGCACTGACTAAACTCCTCATTCTCGTGATCCTCGCCTTCATCATCTGCCTCCCAGAATTCTTCACATTGTACAGAG tatCAAAAGTGAACTTCCTTTGCCTGTCCTACCGACCCTGTGAGCAAGAGAATCCGATTAAGAAGGTGGAAAATGGGAAGATTGGGGATGCTGAAATTAGGAGACAGAATATGTGTGACCCTTCACAGACTCCAGAAAGTGAAAGGTGGGAGCAGGACTGCATGAAAGAGcatcacagcaacacaacagaTCCTGAGTTAGACTCCAGCAGAGGAGGCGAAGACCCAGAAAAGAGCTGGTTCATGTGTAAAACAGATGTGAACATAGCAGAATTACAAAGCAACACCTCATCTTCAG TTCTAAAAGTACATTTCGAGGTGTCGGTGGAGCTCCAACTTAGAGATGCAGAGTCCCTGAGTctcaccttgtatggcagcagTAATCACAGCTCCTTACACCTCCACTCacctgaggaggagaaggaggaggaggaggatgacgaAGGACAGAGGAAGGCCTTTTACTGCTGTCTCCCTGTCCTGCCCACCTCAGGATCAGCCAATCAAAGCCGCTGTCTCCTTTGGCTTGCCAATCAAACACTTTTGACTGAAACGGCAAAGAAAAAGCTGCCAtggaaacagacacagaaaggtTGGCGTCAGGATGAGAACGCTCGTTCCCTGTGTG ATGAGTGGCAGTGTGTGTTCAGGGTGCTCTGGctggctctgttgtgtgtaGTGATGCTGACTATAGTCACAACTGTGTTTGGACAAATCTACTGGAAGAGACGCTCATgca AAAATCCCAAGGTGTACCCTGTTGGTTACGACATCACTGGCCAGCAGTTGAACG ATGGTGAGCACACTGAGATCATTATTCCCAAAG GGATGACCCTTCACTCTTATGGGTCCCGACCTAAATCAA GACTGACACCCATTCAAGAAGCTGACGCTCAAG ATGAAATAGAAACCCTGCTGGATGGAAATGTCGACCACTGCTATACAG ATCTGAGCTCCCACCCAGCTCCGGTCAACCAAG CAAATCATCTGCATCATCGCATCCAtccctccacttcctccctcACAGAGGAACAGGCCTGA
- the LOC144524026 gene encoding uncharacterized protein LOC144524026 isoform X5, which produces MKEHHSNTTDPELDSSRGGEDPEKSWFMCKTDVNIAELQSNTSSSVLKVHFEVSVELQLRDAESLSLTLYGSSNHSSLHLHSPEEEKEEEEDDEGQRKAFYCCLPVLPTSGSANQSRCLLWLANQTLLTETAKKKLPWKQTQKGWRQDENARSLCDEWQCVFRVLWLALLCVVMLTIVTTVFGQIYWKRRSCKNPKVYPVGYDITGQQLNDGEHTEIIIPKGMTLHSYGSRPKSRLTPIQEADAQDEIETLLDGNVDHCYTDLSSHPAPVNQANHLHHRIHPSTSSLTEEQA; this is translated from the exons ATGAAAGAGcatcacagcaacacaacagaTCCTGAGTTAGACTCCAGCAGAGGAGGCGAAGACCCAGAAAAGAGCTGGTTCATGTGTAAAACAGATGTGAACATAGCAGAATTACAAAGCAACACCTCATCTTCAG TTCTAAAAGTACATTTCGAGGTGTCGGTGGAGCTCCAACTTAGAGATGCAGAGTCCCTGAGTctcaccttgtatggcagcagTAATCACAGCTCCTTACACCTCCACTCacctgaggaggagaaggaggaggaggaggatgacgaAGGACAGAGGAAGGCCTTTTACTGCTGTCTCCCTGTCCTGCCCACCTCAGGATCAGCCAATCAAAGCCGCTGTCTCCTTTGGCTTGCCAATCAAACACTTTTGACTGAAACGGCAAAGAAAAAGCTGCCAtggaaacagacacagaaaggtTGGCGTCAGGATGAGAACGCTCGTTCCCTGTGTG ATGAGTGGCAGTGTGTGTTCAGGGTGCTCTGGctggctctgttgtgtgtaGTGATGCTGACTATAGTCACAACTGTGTTTGGACAAATCTACTGGAAGAGACGCTCATgca AAAATCCCAAGGTGTACCCTGTTGGTTACGACATCACTGGCCAGCAGTTGAACG ATGGTGAGCACACTGAGATCATTATTCCCAAAG GGATGACCCTTCACTCTTATGGGTCCCGACCTAAATCAA GACTGACACCCATTCAAGAAGCTGACGCTCAAG ATGAAATAGAAACCCTGCTGGATGGAAATGTCGACCACTGCTATACAG ATCTGAGCTCCCACCCAGCTCCGGTCAACCAAG CAAATCATCTGCATCATCGCATCCAtccctccacttcctccctcACAGAGGAACAGGCCTGA